The nucleotide sequence ACCGTCGTCGGGGCGGGCACCGGCGGCGAGGGCGGCGCGATGGACGCGGGCAACATCCTCAAGCCCGCCCTGGCCCGGGGTGAGCTGCACATCGTCGGCGCGACCACGCTGGAGGAGTTCCGGCGGATCGAGAAGGACGCGGCGCTGGCCCGCAGGTTCCAGCCGATCCAGGTGCCGGAGCCGACCGTCGAGGACGCGCTGGAGATCCTGCGCGGGCTGCGCGACCGCTACGAGGCCCACCACCAGGTCCGCTACTCGGACGAGGCGCTCGCGGCCGCCGTGGAGCTGTCCGACCGGTACCTCACCGACCGCCGGCTGCCGGACAAGGCGATCGACCTGATCGACCAGGCGGGCGCGCGGGTACGGCTCGGCGCCCGGACCAAGGGCGCGGACGTGCGCGCGATGGAGCGCGAGGCCGAGCAGTTGGTCCGGGACAAGGACCAGGCGGTGGCGGACGAACAGTACGAGCAGGCCACGCAGTTGCGGGACCGGATCGCCGATCTCCAGCGGCGGATCTCGGAGGCGGCCGACGACGGGGAGGCCGTCGAGGGGCAGAACCTCGAGGTGACGGCGGAGGCCATCGCCGAGGTCGTGTCCCGGCAGACCGGGGTCCCGGTGAGCCGGCTGACCCAGGAGGAGAAGGAGCGGCTGCTCGGCCTGGACGAGCATCTGCACCAGCGGGTCGTCGGCCAGGACGAGGCGGTGAACGTGGTCGCCGACGCCGTGCTGCGTTCCCGCGCCGGGCTGTCGAGCCCGGACCGGCCGATCGGCAGCTTCCTGTTCCTCGGTCCGACCGGTGTCGGCAAGACCGAACTGGCCCGGGCGCTTGCGGAGTCGCTGTTCGGCAGCGAGGACCGCATGGTGCGGCTCGACATGAGCGAGTACCAGGAGCGGCACACCGTCTCCCGGCTGGTCGGGGCACCGCCCGGTTACGTCGGTCACGAGGAGGCGGGCCAGCTCACCGAGGTGGTGCGCAGGCATCCGTACTCGCTGCTGTTGCTGGACGAGGTGGAGAAGGCGCACCCGGACGTGTTCAACATCCTGCTCCAGGTGCTGGACGACGGCCGGCTGACCGACGCCCAGGGGCGGACGGTGGACTTCACCAACACCGTGATCGTGATGACCAGCAACCTGGGCTCGGACGTCATCACCCGGCGCGGTGCCGGGATCGGCTTCGGGCCGGGCGGCGCGGACGCGGACGAGGAGGCGCGGCGGGAGCAGATCCTGCGGCCGCTGCGGGAGCACTTCCGGCCGGAGTTCCTCAACCGGATCGACGAGATCGTGGTGTTCCGCCAGCTCACGCCCGAGCAACTGCGCCGGATCACCGACCTGTTGCTGAACGGCACGCGCGAACTGAGCAACGCCCAGGGCGTGGCGGTGGAGTTCACCGAGGCGGCCGTGGACTGGCTGGCCGAGCGCGGCCACCAGCCGGAGTACGGTGCGCGTCCGCTGCGCCGCACCATCCAGCGCGAGGTGGACAACCAGTTGTCCCGGCTGCTGCTGAACGGCACGGTGGCCGAGGGCGGCGAGGTGACCGTCGATGTGGCCGACGGGCGGCTGGACTTCCGGGTCCGGGGCCAGGAGGCCCAGCCGGCCGAGGCGCAGCGCGAGGGCGCCTGAGGCTCCCTCCGGTCAGCCCGTCAGCCCGTCGATTTCACGACCATGGCGGAGCCGCCGCCGCGCCGGGTCGTCTCGGCGGCGGCCAGCCACTTCCCGTCCGGCAGCCGCTGTACGCCGGTCGCGGCGCCGATCTCCGGGTTGAGCTTGAAGCTGTGCCCGAGCTGTTCCAGCCGCTCGCGCAACGCGCTGTCGTACAGGGCGGGTTCCAGCTCGGTCTGGGCGGCGTTGCGCTGGCTGGCGCGGGGTGCGGCGATGGCGTCCACCAGCGGCAGACCCCGGTCGAGGAACCCGGTCAGGGTCTGGAGCACGGTGGTGATGATGGTGGCGCCGCCGGGCGAACCGAGCGCCACCACGGGCCGGTCGTGCCGGTCGAGGACGATGGTCGGCGAGATGGAGGAGCGGGGGCGCTTGCCGGGTCCGGGCAGGTTGGGGTCGTGGACCGCGGGGCTGGCCGGGGCGAAGGAGAAGTCGGTCAGCTCGTTGTTGAGCAGGAAGCCCCGGCCGGGCACGGTGATGCCGCTGCCGCCGGTCTGCTCGATGGTGAGGGTGTAGGCGACGACGTTGCCCCACTTGTCGGAGACGGTGAGGTGGGTGGTGTTCTCGCCCTCGTACGTGGTCGGCGCGGCCTTGCCCTTGGTGGCGCAGGCGGCGGGGTGGCGCGGGTCGCCGGGGGCGAGCGGGCTGGTGAGGACGGCGTCCGGCTTGATCAGGCAGGCCCGCGAGTCGGCGAACCGCTGCGACAGCAGTTGCTTCGTGGGTACGTCCTCGAAGGCGGGGTCGCCGACCCAGCGGCCCCGGTCGGCGAACGCGATCCGGCTCGCCTCGATGTACCGGTGGAGGTACTGGGTCTCGCTCGCCTTGGAGAGGTCGCTCTTCTCCAGGATGTTGAGGGCCTCGCCCACCGTGGTGCCGCCGGAGGAGGAGGGCGCGATGGAGTACACCTTCAGGCCGCGGTACGAGGTGTCGGTGGGCCGCTGGAGTTTCGCGCGGTAGCTCGACAGGTCCTTGGCGGTCAGCTTGCCGGGGCGGGCGTTCCAGCCGGAGGCGGGGTCGACCGGGGGCTTGTTGACGGTGGTGAGGATGTCCCGGCCGAGCTCGCCCTGGTAGATCGCGTCGGCGCCCTTGCGCCCCAACTCCTGGTAGGTCTTCGCCAGATCAGGGTTCTTGAGGGTCGAGCCGACGACGGGCAGCTTGCCGCCGGGCAGGAACAGCCGGGCGGTGTCCGGGAAGTAGCGGAAACGGGTCTCGTTGGAGGCGGTCTGGGAGCGGAAGGTGTCGTCCACGGTGAAGCCGTCGCGGGCGATCCGCTCGGCCGGCCGCAGCACCTTGGCGAGGCTGCTGGTGCCCCAACTGCGCAGTGCCGTCTGCCAGGTGGCCGGGGTGCCCGGAGTGCCGACGCTCAGTCCGCTGGTGACGGCGTCCGCGAAGGCGAGCGGCTTGCCGTTCTCCAGGAACAGGTCGGACCCGGCGCTCAGCGGGGCGGTCTCGCGGCCGTCGATGGTGTGCACGGTGCGGGACTTGGCGTCGTAGTAGACGAAGTAGCCGCCCCCGCCGACGCCCGCCGAGTACGGTTCCGTGACGCCCAGCGCGGCCGCGGTGGCCACGGCCGCGTCGACCGCGTTGCCGCCGTTGCGCAGCACCTCGATGCCCGCCGCACTGGCGTCGGCGTCGACGCTGGAGACCGCGCCCCCGTAGCCGACCGCCACGGGCACCTTCCCGCCGGGCCCGCCCGGCGCGGCCGGTGGAGCCGCCGCACCCATGGACGACACGACGGCGACCGACACCGCCAGCACCGTCAGCTTCCGCGTACCAGGACGACCCATCCGAACCTCCCGAGAACACCGTCCGCGCAGCGTAACCAGATTCCCGAGGCCCTCGACAGTATGCCTCGCGGCCCGGGCCCCCGCACGCGGACTCAGCCGGCCCGGATGGTGTCGACGGCCATCACCGGGTCGACGGGCGGCACCAGTTCCCGCGTGACGACGGCCACGAGCCCCGCCGGAGCCGCGCCCTCGCCCAGCCCGGTCACGTAC is from Streptomyces seoulensis and encodes:
- a CDS encoding ATP-dependent Clp protease ATP-binding subunit codes for the protein MTSGYIGPEGDPFGEFFSRFFGGTGGQGQPGGPRQIDIGRLLSQPARELVKGAAQYAAEHGSRDLDTQHLLRAALSSEPTRSLLSRSGANPDSMATEIDGRAGPVQHQPGKVPPTALSLTPAVKRALMEAHEMARASGAGYIGPEHVLSALAMNPDSAAGHILHAARFRGGPVPPEAQDTAQGRQDRPRPTSTPTLDKYGRDLTELAREGRIDPVIGREKEIEQTIEVLSRRGKNNPVLIGDAGVGKTAVVEGLAQRIADGDVPEGLEERRVVALDLTSVVAGTRYRGDFEERLNNIVQEIRANSDKLVVFIDELHTVVGAGTGGEGGAMDAGNILKPALARGELHIVGATTLEEFRRIEKDAALARRFQPIQVPEPTVEDALEILRGLRDRYEAHHQVRYSDEALAAAVELSDRYLTDRRLPDKAIDLIDQAGARVRLGARTKGADVRAMEREAEQLVRDKDQAVADEQYEQATQLRDRIADLQRRISEAADDGEAVEGQNLEVTAEAIAEVVSRQTGVPVSRLTQEEKERLLGLDEHLHQRVVGQDEAVNVVADAVLRSRAGLSSPDRPIGSFLFLGPTGVGKTELARALAESLFGSEDRMVRLDMSEYQERHTVSRLVGAPPGYVGHEEAGQLTEVVRRHPYSLLLLDEVEKAHPDVFNILLQVLDDGRLTDAQGRTVDFTNTVIVMTSNLGSDVITRRGAGIGFGPGGADADEEARREQILRPLREHFRPEFLNRIDEIVVFRQLTPEQLRRITDLLLNGTRELSNAQGVAVEFTEAAVDWLAERGHQPEYGARPLRRTIQREVDNQLSRLLLNGTVAEGGEVTVDVADGRLDFRVRGQEAQPAEAQREGA
- the ggt gene encoding gamma-glutamyltransferase, whose protein sequence is MGRPGTRKLTVLAVSVAVVSSMGAAAPPAAPGGPGGKVPVAVGYGGAVSSVDADASAAGIEVLRNGGNAVDAAVATAAALGVTEPYSAGVGGGGYFVYYDAKSRTVHTIDGRETAPLSAGSDLFLENGKPLAFADAVTSGLSVGTPGTPATWQTALRSWGTSSLAKVLRPAERIARDGFTVDDTFRSQTASNETRFRYFPDTARLFLPGGKLPVVGSTLKNPDLAKTYQELGRKGADAIYQGELGRDILTTVNKPPVDPASGWNARPGKLTAKDLSSYRAKLQRPTDTSYRGLKVYSIAPSSSGGTTVGEALNILEKSDLSKASETQYLHRYIEASRIAFADRGRWVGDPAFEDVPTKQLLSQRFADSRACLIKPDAVLTSPLAPGDPRHPAACATKGKAAPTTYEGENTTHLTVSDKWGNVVAYTLTIEQTGGSGITVPGRGFLLNNELTDFSFAPASPAVHDPNLPGPGKRPRSSISPTIVLDRHDRPVVALGSPGGATIITTVLQTLTGFLDRGLPLVDAIAAPRASQRNAAQTELEPALYDSALRERLEQLGHSFKLNPEIGAATGVQRLPDGKWLAAAETTRRGGGSAMVVKSTG